The DNA segment GACGGGGTCCGTATTGGGCATGCCGACGACGGTCGTCACGCCGCCAGCGGCGGCCGCTCGCGTCGCTGACTCCCAGTCTTCCTTGTACTCGAGGCCGGGTTCCCGGTTGTGAATGTGACAGTCGATGGGACCCGGAACGAGTACGTTCCCGTCGCCGTCGAGTTCGCGGTCGGCGTCGGGGAGGTGGTCGCTGCGACAGACTGAGACGATCTCACCGTCCTCGACGGCGACACCCGCGTCGGGCGTTCGCCCGGCCGGCGTGACGACGGTACAGTTGCTCACGACGAGGTCGACGGTCATTGACGGGGGTTGTCACGGGGACCGCATATAGCTTCTGTTGCCCGATTTGGTGGCGTCACTTCCGTGCATTCGGTTTCGATCTCGACGGACGCTCGAGTGCCCCTCACGCCGGCCGAGAAACAGCATCGTACTGCTCGAGATCTGCATCAGGATCGGCGAGACACGACGTATTTCCCGATTCGTAGGACGCGGATACGCCGTCCGTACGAGTCGCATACTAAACGGCGGGGAGGTGCTTCAGCGAGTAGATGGACTCGCCAGCGATTCGCGATCAGACGGTACTCGTGACCGGTGGGGCAGGCTTTCTCGGCAGTCACCTCGTGGAAGCGTTGACGCCACACAACGACGTCCGAATCCTCGATAACTTTTCGACGGGGGACGCGGCGAACGTGCCCGAGGAGGTGACAGTCATCGACGGAGACGTCGGTGATCCGATCGCGCTCCAGCAGGCCGCCCGCGGCGTCGATATCATCTTCCATCACGCAGCGATCGTGAGCGTCTCCCAGAGTGTCGACGACCCGCGCCGAAGCAACGAGACGAATCTCGAGGCGAGTCTCTTAGTCCTCGAGCAGGCGCGACAGGAAGACGCGCGGGTCGTCGTCGCCTCGAGCGCTGCGGTGTACGGCCATCCCGACGAGTTGCCGGTGGCGGAATCGTCGTCGACCGAGCCGATGTCGCCCTACGGCATCCAGAAACTCGCGCTCGATCAGTACACGCGACGTTACGCCGAGTTGTACGACCTGCCGACGGTGTCGTTGCGATACTTCAACGCGTACGGTCCCCGCCAGCAGGGGCCCTACAGCGGCGTTATTTCGACGTTTATCGAGCAGGCTCGAGCCGACGAGCCGATCACGATCGAAGGCGACGGGGAGCAAACGCGAGATTTCGTCCACGTGAGCGACATCGTTCGCGCGAATCTGTACGCCGCGACGACCGACGACGTCGGGGAGGCGTACAACATCGGCACGGGTGCCAAAACGTCGATCACGGACCTCGCCGAGATCATTCGAACCGCGACGGGGTCGTCCTCGTCGATCGTTCACCGCGACCCCCGTCCCGGCGACATCAGACACAGCCGTGCCGACGTCTCGAAGGCAGCCCAGACGCTCGGCTTCGAATCGCGAATCGACCTCGAGCGAGGAATTCACTCGCTCGTCGAGGAGACGCGACTCGCACCGACTGGGAGCGACCCGGAATTTATCGAACGGTCTGCCTAACCGCGAGTGGCCGGCGAAACGACAACGAGATTTCTGGTAAAAATTATAGCGAAAACCGACGTTTCGCCGCGATACACTGCTCTTTTCGTGAGTGTAGGTGAAAGATAACTAACGGTATCCGTGGCCTCGAGAGAACGTATGATCGAAAGCCTCATCGTCTTCGTCGTGAGCCTGCTCATCGGTGCTGTTGGCATTTTCGCCGGCGCAAAGGTGGTGGTCGACGCCGAAGACTACACGTACGCGCTCATCACGGCCCTGTTAGGTGCCGTTATCTGGGCCGTCGTTGGGTTCTTCTTCGGTTGGATCCCACTACTCGGTCCGCTCCTGGTACTGCTCGCGTACCTCGCAGTCGTCAACGCACGGTATCCAGGCGGGTGGGTCGATGCCGCCGCGATCACGATCGTCGCGTGGCTGTCGGTCCTAATCGTCCTCTACGTGCTGGCGCTTATCGGCGTCACCGGATTCGACGCCGTCGGCGTCCCCGGCGTGTGATTTTTCGCTGATTCACGAGCACCTCGAGCGACCGACCGTGGGTATTCAAGGCGTGAACCTACCCCACTCCGCCGCGACACTGCTCGCATGGTACTCGCGTCGTCAACGCACTGGCGTGTGTTCGCCGGGACAGCACAGGCTGTCGACTCGAGGCCACACGTCGCACACTCGCGTTCCTGACCCACGCCACGAGCGTGATCGGAAGCCGATCATCGCCTCGCCTCCTCACGTGCCACGCGCCATTCCCGCGTTCGATCGCACTATCGAGGAGCTATCAACCATCATGAAATATGAAATAATACGAATAAGAACACGATGAAAAATGATTTGAGAAGCGGTATCGACGG comes from the Natronorubrum daqingense genome and includes:
- a CDS encoding NAD-dependent epimerase/dehydratase family protein — translated: MDSPAIRDQTVLVTGGAGFLGSHLVEALTPHNDVRILDNFSTGDAANVPEEVTVIDGDVGDPIALQQAARGVDIIFHHAAIVSVSQSVDDPRRSNETNLEASLLVLEQARQEDARVVVASSAAVYGHPDELPVAESSSTEPMSPYGIQKLALDQYTRRYAELYDLPTVSLRYFNAYGPRQQGPYSGVISTFIEQARADEPITIEGDGEQTRDFVHVSDIVRANLYAATTDDVGEAYNIGTGAKTSITDLAEIIRTATGSSSSIVHRDPRPGDIRHSRADVSKAAQTLGFESRIDLERGIHSLVEETRLAPTGSDPEFIERSA